Proteins found in one Neurospora crassa OR74A linkage group II, whole genome shotgun sequence genomic segment:
- a CDS encoding Ras guanine-nucleotide exchange protein, variant: MASQSSRPMRSSLQVAPLTIQKADSASEPYNNNGSNRGSTRASTRPTQSEMTSQSDTFTDSHVSNPPPIFHNFLQAVYPFHPEYVMTDSAVTLPLKEKDIVLVHSVHTNGWADGTLLKDGSRGWLPTNYCVPYNPEEMRILLGALVSFWDLMRCACIDSRELFNGNKFMKGIAGGVRYLLEHTGCLQKDSSILQRHVELRESRRTINDELRALAQTGRRLDRKLKASHRVLRATEHQINELVDNLILRAFKIALRAAEFFDMIQNDKSLRLTSVMIMETVMEEEDPTPNTNPVVLARSSDAIDARSRADSNGSATGPTSSETSKAPTDGRLSPAYQPSTNTNRLSRGTSPEIANRLSSATICHRVSLAGSSPLSQAHKLVSERLTKSQDILVSHLACLMGRLQLECVSRPQLALGVKQAITTGGDLLLVIDVVSARNSLSIETLAPLRAVMYDRIENLYQTAREVLTQNMEDAIVPKEGRRLHVAAVGCVKLSGTCYDKTKWVIGQIGDFEFEFEDNSLDLGFDFSAFDAVLDAKDTRAADSVSVADSSRSEALTMSTTVTTASTPAPRPASLELNKPLPDIPLVSTPVVETSQEAIEDSAPTENTSSVSSPRPSLPSLPKLSTEIPPAHDYSPTETSAAQDGEFHTFRAESMTASSSASATTYISRTSESSMVSQTSTRATTPDLTHAPGNHHPSASNVSLSDSTTLSEDSDDAEFKLLEKTYAHELIFNKEGQVTGGSLPALVERLTTHESTPDAMFVSTFYLTFRLFCTPLKFAEALIDRFNYVGEAPHVAAPVKLRTYNVFKSWMESHWQEETDAEALPVIKDFAESKLTELLPSAGKRLLDLAEKVANSGGTLVPRLVASISKTGTSGSQFLSAETPLPSPNLSRGQVHALTNWKAGGVSPSIMDFDPLEIARQITIKQIGLFCSITPKELLGSKWTKNKGVGAPNVKAMSTFTTGLSNLVVDTILQFDEIKKRAAIIKHWIKIGSQFLALNNYDGLMAVTCALNDSSIKRLRMTWDTISSRRKETLKSLQAIVEIGQNHKALRARLAEQVPPCLPYVGMFLTDLTFIDAGNPAKKTTDTGLTVVNFDKHMKTAKCIGELQRFQMPYRLTEVPDFQEWIVSQIERAREIEKTGRTPAQVLHYRQSLLLEPKEQLQSPVEGPSSGSNMFSWIRHNHSTHGLPTSAQV; the protein is encoded by the exons ATGGCATCGCAGAGTAGCCGACCCATGCGATCAAGCCTGCAGGTAGCCCCTTTGACCATACAAAAGGCCGACTCGGCAAGCGAACCATATAACAACAATGGGTCCAACCGAGGCTCGACCCGCGCATCTACCCGCCCTACCCAATCCGAAATGACATCCCAAAGCGACACCTTTACCGACAGCCATGTCAGCAATCCTCCTCCCATCTTTCACAACTTTCTCCAGGCTGTTTACCCCTTTCACCCCGAGTATGTCATGACGGACTCGGCCGTCACCCTGCCACTCAAGGAAAAGGACATTGTCTTGGTGCATTCAGTGCACACAAACGGCTGGGCTGATGGCACTCTGTTGAAAGATGGCTCTAGGGGATGGCTTCCGACTAACTACTGTGTTCCCTACAACCCAGAAGAGATGAGGATACTTCTCGGAGCCCTGGTCAGTTTCTGGGATCTCATGCGATGTGCATGCATAGACAGCCGGGAATTGTTCAATGGCAACAAGTTCATGAAGGGCATTGCTGGTGGTGTGCGATATCTGCTG GAGCACACTGGGTGTCTGCAAAAAGACTCCTCAATCCTGCAACGACACGTTGAGCTCAGGGAGAGCCGAAGGACAATCAATGACGAACTTAGAGCGCTGGCCCAGACGGGCAGGAGATTGGACAGAAAGCTGAAAGCTTCCCACAGGGTGCTTCGCGCAACAGAACATCAGATCAATGAACTGGTGGACAACCTGATTCTCCGAGCTTTCAAAATTGCGCTCAGGGCAGCCGAATTCTTTGACATGATTCAGAACGACAAGTCCCTTCGACTGACATCAGTAATGATCATGGAGACCGTtatggaagaggaagacccAACACCAAACACCAACCCTGTGGTTCTGGCCAGATCCAGCGACGCCATTGATGCACGCTCCCGTGCCGACAGCAACGGAAGCGCAACCGGGCCGACGTCATCAGAAACAAGCAAGGCCCCCACAGACGGCCGTTTGTCTCCCGCCTACCAACCGAGTACAAATACTAACCGGTTGTCTCGTGGGACTTCTCCTGAAATTGCCAACCGTCTCTCATCTGCAACCATTTGCCATCGCGTCAGTCTGGCTGGCTCTTCGCCGCTCTCACAGGCCCACAAGCTCGTCTCCGAACGTCTCACCAAAAGCCAAGATATCCTTGTATCTCaccttgcttgcttgatgGGTCGTCTGCAATTGGAATGTGTATCCCGTCCTCAGCTAGCTCTCGGTGTCAAGCAAGCCATTACAACTGGAGGGGATTTGCTGCTGGTGATTGACGTTGTCTCGGCGCGAAACTCTCTCAGCATCGAGACATTGGCTCCACTTCGTGCCGTCATGTACGATCGCATCGAAAACCTTTACCAAACAGCACGCGAAGTTCTCACCCAGAACATGGAAGATGCCATCGTTCCCAAGGAAGGTCGCCGCTTGCACGTTGCCGCTGTGGGCTGTGTCAAACTCAGCGGGACATGCTACGACAAGACGAAGTGGGTTATTGGACAGATTGGCGATTTCGAGTTCGAGTTCGAGGACAACAGTCTCGATTTGGGCTTTGATTTTTCTGCTTTCGACGCTGTTCTGGATGCGAAGGATACTCGTGCTGCGGATTCGGTCAGCGTTGCCGATTCTAGCAGATCGGAGGCGTTGACTATGTCGACAACCGTCACAACCGCCTCTACGCCCGCTCCAAGGCCAGCAAGTCTGGAGCTCAACAAACCACTCCCTGATATTCCGCTTGTTTCGACTCCAGTTGTGGAAACGTCACAGGAGGCCATTGAAGACTCGGCACCTACTGAGAACACCTCATCAGTGTCTTCTCCCCGTCCGTCGCTACCTTCTCTTCCCAAGCTCTCTACCGAGATCCCGCCTGCACATGACTACAGCCCTACCGAGACATCGGCCGCCCAAGATGGCGAGTTCCATACTTTCAGGGCCGAGAGCATGACTGCCTCGAGTTCCGCATCGGCTACTACCTATATCAGCCGGACATCGGAGTCAAGCATGGTCTCACAGACATCCACTCGGGCCACAACACCGGATCTCACCCATGCTCCCGGAAATCACCATCCTTCGGCATCTAACGTGAGCCTGTCCGACAGTACAACACTTAGTGAAGATAGCGACGATGCCGAGTTTAAGCTACTCGAGAAGACGTATGCTCATGAGCTGATTTTCAACAAGGAAGGCCAAGTGACTGGAGGTTCCCTTCCGGCGCTGGTTGAACGTCTCACTACTCATGAGTCGACTCCTGATGCCATGTTTGTGTCCACATTCTACCTCACCTTCCGCTTGTTCTGCACGCCGCTCAAGTTTGCTGAGGCCCTAATTGACCGCTTCAACTACGTCGGAGAGGCTCCGCATGTTGCTGCCCCTGTCAAGCTTAGGACGTACAATGTTTTCAAGAGCTGGATGGAATCGCATTGGCAGGAAGAAACTGACGCGGAAGCATTGCCCGTGATCAAGGATTTTGCCGAGTCCAAACTCACAGAGCTTTTGCCTTCTGCTGGAAAGCGACTGCTTGACCTCGCCGAGAAGGTGGCTAACAGCGGCGGTACTCTTGTGCCCCGTTTGGTtgcctccatctccaagaCGGGCACTTCTGGCTCTCAATTCCTGTCCGCCGAGACGCCTCTCCCTTCGCCCAATCTCTCAAGGGGTCAAGTGCACGCACTCACCAACTGGAAGGCTGGTGGCGTCTCCCCATCCATCATGGATTTTGACCCGCTTGAGATCGCTCGCCAAATCACCATCAAGCAGATCGGTCTCTTCTGCTCCATCACTCCTAAGGAGCTTCTCGGCTCCAAGTGGACCAAGAACAAGGGAGTTGGCGCACCCAACGTCAAGGCCATGTCGACTTTCACCACCGGACTGTCCAACCTCGTGGTGGACACTATCCTCCAATTCGATGAGATCAAGAAGCGagccgccatcatcaagcaCTGGATCAAGATCGGCAGCCAGTTTCTTGCCCTGAACAACTACGACGGTCTGATGGCCGTCACATGCGCCTTGAACGACTCCAGCATCAAGCGCCTGCGGATGACGTGGGACACCATCAGCTCGAGGCGCAAGGAGACGCTCAAGTCTCTGCAGGCCATTGTCGAGATCGGCCAAAACCACAAGGCCCTCCGCGCTCGGCTCGCCGAGCAGGTCCCTCCCTGCCTTCCGTACGTCGGCATGTTCCTGACCGATCTCACCTTCATTGATGCGGGTAATCCCGCCAAAAAGACGACTGACACGGGCCTGACGGTGGTCAACTTCGACAAGCACATGAAGACAGCCAAGTGCATCGGTGAGCTGCAGCGGTTCCAGATGCCCTACCGCCTCACCGAAGTTCCGGACTTCCAAGAATGGATCGTCTCGCAGATTGAGAGGGCGCGGGAGATTGAGAAGACCGGAAGGACGCCTGCTCAGGTGTTGCACTACCGTCAGAGTCTGCTGCTGGAGCCGAAGGAGCAATTGCAGTCTCCGGTGGAGGGCCCATCCTCGGGTTCCAACATGTTTTCGTGGATCAGGCACAACCATTCTACGCATGGCTTGCCTACCTCTGCTCAAGTCTAG
- a CDS encoding endonuclease/exonuclease/phosphatase: MKFTAATLLAQGALAAAATSGDFTILTMNVAGLPEVLNPNGVPGGKEASSKTIGSRFAQYGFDVVHVQEDFNYHAALYSTDTHPYRTPTSGGVPFGSGLNTLSNFPWLSGSFQRQKWAKSSCASEFDCLTPKGFTFMRVALSSSSDATDVVYVDFYNMHTDAGTETADLEARNDNLRQVGEWIQTHSQGNAVLVFGDTNSRYSRSGDTGIRSLLKSENPTGAAGLQDIWVGLHRNGVVPNDAGVCGNPAEDAACEIVDKVLYRSSPLVQLTPTALEYAGPRFLADDGVSVLSDHNPVLVNLTWSAADRRFRQSGFWGGAAYGNWFNDVSALDSTTGSIKAQKITFRGENRLDSVGLTVLSSSGQGTTELVHGGQGGSEVSLTLTDGESWVKSELCQGQKSDKTRNFYIKATTSKGRTLEAGTRTSDCKVFEAEEGWQVVGFLGESGDEVDLLGFIYSKI, from the exons ATGAAGTTCACCGCCGCAACCCTCCTCGCGCAAGGCGCCCTCGCGGCGGCTGCAACCTCGGGCGACttcaccatcctcaccatgAACGTGGCTGGCCTGCCCGAGGTCCTCAACCCCAATGGCGTCCCGGGAGGCAAGGAGGCCAGCTCCAAAACGATCGGGAGCAGGTTTGCGCAGTATGGGTTTGATGTTGTTCATGTGCAGGAG GACTTCAACTACCACGCCGCCCTTTACTCCACCGACACGCACCCCTACCGCACCCCCACCTCAGGCGGCGTCCCCTTCGGCTCCGGCCTCAACACCCTCTCCAACTTTCCCTGGTTGTCCGGCTCCTTCCAGCGTCAAAAATGGGCCAAATCCTCATGCGCCTCGGAATTCGACTGCCTGACTCCCAAGGGCTTCACCTTTATGCGCGTcgccctttcctcctcctctgacGCCACCGACGTTGTCTACGTAGACTTTTACAACATGCACACCGACGCCGGTACCGAGACGGCCGATCTCGAAGCTCGCAACGACAATCTCCGGCAGGTGGGCGAATGGATCCAGACGCACAGCCAAGGGAACGCCGTGTTGGTATTTGGCGATACCAACTCGCGCTATTCACGCTCGGGAGACACGGGGATCCGGTCCCTACTGAAGTCGGAGAACCCGACGGGGGCAGCAGGACTACAAGATATCTGGGTTGGACTCCATCGAAACGGAGTTGTACCCAACGATGCGGGCGTGTGTGGAAACCCGGCGGAGGACGCGGCTTGTGAGATTGTGGATAAGGTTCTTTACCGGAGTAGTCCCCTCGTACAACTCACGCCGACGGCGTTGGAGTACGCTGGTCCCAGGTTCTTGGCGGACGACGGGGTCAGTGTCTTGTCGGATCACAATCCCGTGCTGGTCAACTTGACTTGGTCGGCTGCCGACCGCCGGTTCCGACAGAGCGGGTTCTGGGGCGGGGCGGCGTATGGGAATTGGTTCAATGATGTGTCTGCCCTTGATTCTACGACGGGATCGATCAAGGCGCAGAAGATCACTTTCCGCGGTGAGAACCGTCTTGATAGCGTTGGTCTTACGGTCTTATCGTCAAGTGGCCAGGGAACCACGGAGTTGGTGCATGGTGGACAGGGAGGGTCCGAGGTGTCGCTGACGCTGACTGATGGGGAGTCCTGGGTCAAGTCCGAGCTGTGCCAGGGTCAGAAGAGCGACAAGACACGCAACTTTTACATCAAGGCTACTACGTCCAAGGGAAGGACGCTGGAGGCGGGCACCAGGACAAGTGACTGCAAGGTGTttgaggcggaggaggggtggCAGGTTGTGGGGTTCTTGGGGGAGAGCGGGGATGAGGTTGATTTGCTTGGTTTCATCTATAGCAAGATCTAG
- the gpig-1 gene encoding glycosylphosphatidylinositol anchor N-acetylglucosamine transferase has product MAPTYRIAMVCDFFFPQPGGIESHIYQLSTKLIDRGHKVIIITHAYEGRTGVRYLTNGLKVYHVPFLVIYRSATFPTVFSFFPVFRNIVLRERIDIVHGHASLSSLCHEAILHARTMGLRTVFTDHSLFGFADAASILTNKLLKFALSDVDHVICVSHTCKENTVLRASLDPLMVSVIPNAVVADNFRPLGYPTTTSTPPSSISSPIPGLPPNPSSSLSSSLTPPRRILGPHDPITIVVISRLFYNKGTDLLTAAIPRILAAHPNTRFIIAGSGPKSIDLEQMIEQNVLQDRVEMLGPIRHSEVRDVMVRGHIYLHPSLTEAFGTVIVEAASCGLYVVCTQVGGIPEVLPGHMTVFAKPEEDDLVAATGKAIAALRRNEVRTELFHEQVKNMYSWTNVAERTERVYNGISGAISEAEFYGYDHLKDHRNGSNGSWTAVTATRGMRSGVQSFALIDRLKRYYGCGVWAGKLFCVCVIVDYLIFLFLELVFPRESIDICPDWPRKKKVVDTRREGGGLEWGDVEEYRRRSRPSRLR; this is encoded by the exons ATGGCGCCCACCTACCGCATTGCCATGGTCTGcgacttcttctttccccaaCCCGGCGGCATCGAATCGCACATCTACCAACTCTCCACCAAGCTCATCGACCGCGGCCACaaagtcatcatcatcacgcaCGCCTACGAAGGGCGAACGGGTGTTCGCTATTTGACCAACGGGCTGAAAGTCTACCATGTACCGTTTCTCGTCATCTACCGGAGCGCCACCTTTCCGACGGTGTTCTCGTTCTTTCCCGTTTTCCGGAATATTGTGTTGAGGGAACGGATCGATATCGTGCATGGCCATGCTTCTTTGTCGAGTCTGTGTCATGAAGCCATTTTGCACGCCAGGACAATGGGACTAAGGACCGTGTTTACGGACCACAGTCTGTTTGGGTTTGCGGATGCGGCGAGTATTCTCACGAACAAGCTGCTCAAGTTTGCCTTGAGCGACGTGGACCATGTCATTTGTGTTTCTCATACTTG CAAAGAAAACACGGTCCTCCGCGCCTCCCTCGACCCCCTCATGGTCTCGGTAATCCCCAACGCCGTCGTCGCCGACAACTTTCGTCCATTAGGCtacccaaccaccacctccacccctccctcctccatctcctcccccaTCCCCGGCCTGCCCCCCAACCCATcatcctccctttcctcctctctaACCCCTCCGCGCCGCATCCTGGGTCCGCACgaccccatcaccatcgtcgtcatctccCGCCTCTTCTACAACAAAGGCACCGACCTGCTCACAGCCGCCATCCCCCGCATCCTCGCCGCCCACCCCAACACGCGCTTCATCATCGCCGGCTCCGGTCCCAAATCCATCGACCTCGAACAAATGATTGAGCAAAACGTGCTCCAAGACCGCGTCGAAATGCTCGGTCCCATCCGCCACTCCGAAGTCCGCGACGTCATGGTGCGCGGGCACATCTACCTCCACCCCTCGCTCACCGAAGCCTTCGGCACCGTCATCGTCGAAGCCGCCTCGTGCGGCCTTTATGTCGTCTGCACCCAAGTCGGCGGCATCCCCGAGGTCTTGCCAGGGCACATGACGGTATTCGCCAAAcccgaagaagacgaccTCGTCGCCGCCACGGGGAAGGCCATCGCCGCACTAAGGCGGAACGAAGTGCGCACCGAGCTGTTTCATGAACAGGTCAAAAACATGTACAGCTGGACCAACGTCGCGGAACGCACCGAGAGGGTGTATAATGGGATATCGGGCGCCATTAGCGAAGCAGAGTTTTACGGGTATGATCACCTGAAAGACCACCGGAACGGAAGTAACGGGTCGTGGACGGCGGTTACGGCCACAAGGGGGATGAGGAGCGGGGTGCAGAGTTTTGCTCTGATTGATCGGCTCAAGAGGTACTATGGCTGTGGAGTCTGGGCGGGCAAACTGTTTTGTGTCTGTGTGATTGTCGATTATTTGATCTTCTTGTTTTTGGAACTGGTCTTTCCCAGGGAAAGTATTGATATCTGTCCGGATTggccgaggaagaaaaaggtggTCGAtacaagaagggaagggggcgGGTTGGAGTGGGGTGACGTGGAGGAGTATCGAAGACGGTCGAGGCCTTCGAGGTTGAGGTGA
- a CDS encoding mitochondrial chaperone Frataxin: MSRAIVTKVARATLRSLQGTSRNTRITSTPFAAAALLPRATVPRFYSTAGPNGNMITPDKQPVQPKEEAAPTVVRAATELTDDEYHKLADQYMDRLVTHLEELQDEREDIDVEYSAGVLTVSFDDGIGTYVINKQPPNKQIWLSSPKSGPKRYDYVALGDGQNEKEGTAKGEWVYLRDNSTINQLFRDELQIDLSMPVGHYGEEEA; the protein is encoded by the exons ATGTCGCGTGCCATCGTCACCAAGGTTGCGCGAGCTACTTTGCGCTCTCTCCAAGGAACTTCCCGCAACACCCGCATCACTTCCACTCCATTCGCCGCGGCTGCACTACTCCCAAGAGCGACAGTCCCTCGTTTCTACTCAACCGCCGGCCCCAATGGCAACATGATCACTCCCGACAAACAGCCTGTCCAGCCCAAGGAAGAGGCCGCTCCCACTGTTGTCCGCGCCGCCACCGAGTTGACGGACGACGAGTACCACAAGCTCGCCGACCAGTACATGGACAGACTAGTCACCCACCTCGAAGAACTTCAGGATGAGCGGGAAGACATTGACGTTGAGTACTCG GCTGGCGTCCTCACCGTCTCGTTCGACGACGGCATCGGCACCTACGTCATCAACAAGCAACCGCCCAACAAGCAGATCTGGCTGTCTTCGCCCAAATCCGGTCCCAAGCGCTACGACTATGTGGCGTTAGGTGACGGCCAGAACGAAAAGGAGGGCACGGCCAAGGGCGAGTGGGTGTATCTGCGCGACAACTCGACCATCAACCAACTCTTCCGTGATGAGCTACAGATCGATCTTAGCATGCCGGTCGGCCATtacggcgaggaggaggcttaG